A single Anopheles funestus chromosome 2RL, idAnoFuneDA-416_04, whole genome shotgun sequence DNA region contains:
- the LOC125764179 gene encoding TBC1 domain family member 4 isoform X1 translates to MKTRLTTLTWRGSASVDPRFSTAMLPWSIADIRNHESYVTLSVGVEDGVLAAYNTDFELQFEHKLKYILGYCRVIVKQEKSKKNSDFLIPKAASTRPQPVTIGNDSVAEIFGPEFGLVYLLKNPQDPLLHIHFYECEKYEQMAELMQQMRDPATIGGGSVGSIPQSIVSSSANPNDLQKALRNQGIHSTPASNLKLTEQMRYAQHDSSPTLAYHLPSQQHQAHAHPQQYQNGGPNRLATSKSYSGGLNHSTGGVNGPTSSSSISSSLSSLPDISANNSQFFEVLYVGKIKVSHKRVPSTFIDDALPKFKAYDAEKLRQQQEATRKQSTPVGEESATSTEAETRRNESDNRGAESTPPAPDDPPEVFQGRRVSTFDIPSKKIENGTVVEGNTSGSGNEQPKVEEKVQQQKLPEPEQPNQTASVAASTRECVSGKETKSPTAQDEDAPVRRDRSASIGSIPVVEQNRTMVFLIGQTDLRLISPDRKQVLLHKAFRDVASCVHGYKNADHFGIICRDVNNDGYIGYVFKCQSEQVANDIVQAISLAFTACSEQKQKDKAAAQIFSCEHCPMLWYHKLCTDTEGHSDKKTQYMIFKRIDTTLTDDEQRLLMEKYHGAEEAAGSSLGEQNQFLMMLLRAHCESKQQRHVHDTVEHRAEFLNQYLGGSGIFMKAKRSLTSSFDHLLKRRTSRDDFVAGSLKDSSSTDELKDGSFEPVTRARASTIGSSPSMGRKSSDIGNGTTPQLKSPMMDIFIKVGNSPRDHSHAGSWRQAMLHRVVTPSKNMKSGPEEYMSPLRSIGTPAKKRTREELRELWRVGIKQTIILNRMEKENAHLQARQNEIKSNEIRRVKLEYDEITVCDKRSAEQWDALLDNCTPSAVPPNQAILYQAMRNGVPRSRRGEIWMYLAEQHVHHHPEPIDTTNFPNFNTPYHVLLKNLTEHQHAIFIDLGRTFPDHKYYKDALGVGQLSLFNLLKAYSILDPELGYCQGLGFICAVLLLHLEEADAFELLKHLMFRREMRAKYLPNMKQFQLQLYQLSRLLKDHIPDLYDWFDQHDISQTLYAAPWILTVFSSHFPLGFVVRVFDLLFLESFDVFFRCAIALLEAHKEQLMQRDNFEDIMSYLKNVIPKIDADVMEKVFRDVFRRDFSCQLIEYQVEYNVLQEEMTSQTYYREGYNRLKEEHQSLNTQLQFTQSHLMQLENTRLLHQEQIHSLQTQVLTLENTVHTLVRFIEQTVDVRSDIVLPNEVCRIVQQVQELQQQQQQQQQKKRSPIFVDRKIGKSISFNSNLGLALNVLEEANEPDGPGTPTKKRQPYFQNSFTQIRQQRDSLWLHKLDECNSTSPEHGGANGTGSTSLSSASIKALSGNSDDSGIATPISPQLHAPSTTPMVAESRPLVPFENHPLSSCGDVAVQYNGTTQLKTLKPRSQSRHGSVSSIVSETSNEPRPQVATDRS, encoded by the exons ATGGCCGAACTGATGCAGCAGATGCGTGATCCGGCCACAATTGGTGGTGGCTCAGTGGGCAGCATACCGCAAAGTATCGTCTCCTCCAGTGCGAATCCAAACGATCTCCAGAAGGCACTCCGCAACCAGGGCATCCATTCAACGCCGGCCTCGAATCTGAAGCTTACGGAACAGATGCGTTACGCACAGCACGACAGTAGCCCAACGCTGGCGTACCATCTGCCATCTCAGCAGCACCAGGCCCATGCACATCCGCAACAGTACCAGAACGGTGGTCCGAATCGGTTGGCCACGTCGAAAAGTTATTCCGGTGGGTTAAACCATTCGACCGGTGGTGTGAACGGTCCgaccagcagtagcagcatctCGTCCAGTCTCTCCTCACTGCCGGACATCTCGGCGAACAACTCGCAGTTCTTCGAGGTGCTGTACGTCGGCAAGATCAAGGTGTCGCACAAGCGTGTTCCCTCCACCTTCATCGATGATGCGCTGCCCAAGTTCAAGGCCTACGATGCGGAGAAGCTACGCCAGCAGCAGGAAGCCACACGCAAG CAATCCACACCGGTCGGTGAGGAATCAGCTACCAGCACGGAAGCTGAAACCCGGCGCAATGAGTCCGACAATAGAGGCGCGGAGTCAACACCACCTGCACCGGACGATCCACCCGAAGTCTTCCAGGGTCGTCGTGTCAGCACGTTCGATATTCcttcgaagaaaat TGAGAATGGTACCGTGGTTGAAGGCAATACATCCGGCAGTGGTAATGAACAGCCTAAAGTAGAGGAAAAGGTGCAGCAACAGAAGCTGCCAGAACCGGAACAACCGAACCAGACGGCATCGGTGGCAGCTTCCACTCGAGAGTGTGTTTCcggtaaagaaacaaaatcaccAACAGCCCAAGATGAGGA TGCACCTGTTCGACGTGATCGTTCAGCTTCGATTGGATCGATACCGGTGGTCGAACAGAACCGAACGATGGTGTTCCTGATTGGGCAGACAGATTTGCGCCTGATCAGCCCAGACCGGAAACAGGTACTGCTGCACAAAGCGTTCCGCGATGTAGCCAGCTGCGTACATGGGTACAAAAATGCCGATCATTTCGGTATTATCTGCCGGGATGTGAACAACGATGGTTACATCGGGTACGTGTTCAAGTGTCAGTCGGAACAGGTCGCAAATGATATTGTGCAGGCGATCTCGCTTGCCTTCACGGCCTGTTCGGAACAGAAGCAGAAGGATAAGGCAGCGGCTCAGATATTCTCCTGCGAGCACTGTCCGATGCTGTGGTACCACAAGCTGTGCACCGATACCGAGGGACATAGCGACAAGAAGACCCAGTACATGATCTTCAAGCGTATCGATACAACGCTCACCGACGACGAACAGCGGCTGCTGATGGAGAAGTACCATGGTGCGGAAGAGGCCGCCGGCAGCAGCTTGGGTGAACAGAATCAATTTCTCATGATGCTATTGCGGGCCCACTGTGAGTCGAAGCAGCAGCGGCACGTACACGATACGGTCGAACATAGGGCCGAATTCTTGAATCAGTATCTCGGTGGAAGCGGTATCTTCATGAAGGCGAAACGGTCCCTTACTAGCTCGTTTGATCATCTGTTGAAAAGGCGCACTAGCAGGGATGATTTCGTGGCCGGAAGTTTGAAGGATTCGAGCTCAACCGACGAGCTGAAGGATGGTAGTTTTGAGCCGGTAACACGCGCTCGTGCATCGACGATCGGGTCCAGCCCGTCAATGGGACGGAAGAGTTCAGACATCGGCAATGGAACAACTCCACAGCTGAAGTCACCCATGATGGATAT CTTCATCAAGGTAGGCAATAGCCCCAGAGATCATAGTCATGCCGGGTCTTGGAGACAGGCAATGCTGCACCGTGTGGTAACACCGTCGAAGAACATGAAGAGTGGCCCCGAAGAATATATGTCACCGTTGCGTTCAATCGGTACACCGGCAAAGAAGCGTACCCGTGAGGAGCTACGGGAACTTTGGCGCGTAGGCATCAAGCAAACAATCATCCTCAACCggatggagaaggagaatgctCATCTGCAGGCACGtcagaatgaaataaaatcgaacGAGATACGGCGCGTTAAGCTGGAGTACGACGAGATTACGGTTTGCGATAAACGATCTGCTGAACAGTGGGATGCACTGTTGGATAATTGCACACCGAGTGCAGTCCCACCCAATCAGGCCATATTGTATCAGGCGATGAGGAATGGTGTGCCACGATCAAGGCGCGGTGAAATCTGGATGTATCTGGCAGAGCAACATGTGCACCATCATCCGGAACCGATCGATACAACCAACTTCCCGAACTTCAACACACCGTACCATGTGCTGCTGAAGAACTTAACGGAACACCAGCATGCCATCTTCATTGATTTAG GTCGCACATTCCCGGATCATAAGTACTATAAGGATGCTCTTGGAGTTGGACAGCTTTCGTTGTTTAATCTGCTGAAAGCATACTCCATTCTTGATCCGGAGCTGGGTTACTGTCAAGGGTTAGGATTTATTTGTGCCGTCTTGTTGTTGCAC CTCGAAGAAGCCGATGCGTTCGAGCTGCTTAAGCATTTGATGTTCCGAAGGGAAATGCGCGCCAAATATCTACCGAACATGAAGCAGTTCCAGCTGCAGCTGTACCAACTGTCCCGGCTACTGAAGGACCACATACCGGACCTGTACGATTGGTTCGATCAGCATGACATTTCGCAAACGCTGTACGCCGCACCCTGGATACTGACCGTGTTCAGTTCACACTTTCCGCTCGGTTTCGTGGTGCGTGTGTTCGATCTGCTCTTTCTCGAATCGTTTGACGTCTTCTTTCGGTGTGCGATCGCACTGCTAGAGGCCCACAAGGAGCAGCTAATGCAGCGTGACAACTTCGAGGACATCATGAGCTATCTGAAGAATGTCATTCCCAAGATCGATGCCGATGTAATGGAGAAGGTTTTTCGGGATGTGTTCCGGCGCGATTTCTCGTGTCAGCTGATCGAATACCAGGTCGAATATAATGTGCTGCAGGAGGAGATGACTTCCCAGACCTATTACCGCGAAGGCTACAATCGGTTGAAGGAGGAACACCAGTCACTGAATACGCAGCTCCAGTTTACACAGTCTCACTTGATGCAGTTGGAAAACACTCGCCTCCTGCACCAGGAACAGATCCATTCACTACAGACGCAGGTCCTGACGCTCGAAAACACCGTCCACACGCTCGTCAGGTTTATCGAGCAAACGGTTGATGTACGTTCGGATATTGTGCTGCCGAATGAGGTGTGTCGCATTGTCCAGCAGGTTCAGGAacttcaacagcagcaacagcaacaacagcaaaagaaacgcTCACCAATATTCGTCGATCGTAAGATTGGCAAATCGATCTCGTTCAACAGCAATCTTGGACTGGCCCTTAACGTGCTGGAAGAAGCGAACGAACCGGACGGACCTGGAACACCGACGAAGAAGAGGCAACCCTACTTCCAGAACTCGTTCACCCAGATCCGCCAGCAGCGGGACAGTCTCTGGCTGCACAAGCTTGACGAATGTAACAGTACCAGTCCCGAGCATGGTGGAGCGAACGGTACGGGCAGTACATCTCTGTCCTCAGCCAGCATAAAGGCACTGTCCGGTAATAGTGATGATAGTGGTATAGCGACCCCGATAAGCCCACAGCTGCATGCACCGTCAACTACACCGATGGTGGCCGAAAGTCGACCGCTGGTACCGTTCGAAAACCATCCACTCAGCAGCTGTGGTGATGTGGCGGTACAGTACAACGGCACAACACAGCTAAAGACGCTGAAACCACGTTCGCAATCACGCCACGGTTCCGTCTCGTCGATCGTCAGCGAAACGAGCAACGAACCACGGCCCCAAGTCGCGACGGATCGTAGTTAA
- the LOC125764179 gene encoding TBC1 domain family member 4 isoform X4: MFTLPLYKDNVMVTSWSDASSYRMKKNMAELMQQMRDPATIGGGSVGSIPQSIVSSSANPNDLQKALRNQGIHSTPASNLKLTEQMRYAQHDSSPTLAYHLPSQQHQAHAHPQQYQNGGPNRLATSKSYSGGLNHSTGGVNGPTSSSSISSSLSSLPDISANNSQFFEVLYVGKIKVSHKRVPSTFIDDALPKFKAYDAEKLRQQQEATRKQSTPVGEESATSTEAETRRNESDNRGAESTPPAPDDPPEVFQGRRVSTFDIPSKKIENGTVVEGNTSGSGNEQPKVEEKVQQQKLPEPEQPNQTASVAASTRECVSGKETKSPTAQDEDAPVRRDRSASIGSIPVVEQNRTMVFLIGQTDLRLISPDRKQVLLHKAFRDVASCVHGYKNADHFGIICRDVNNDGYIGYVFKCQSEQVANDIVQAISLAFTACSEQKQKDKAAAQIFSCEHCPMLWYHKLCTDTEGHSDKKTQYMIFKRIDTTLTDDEQRLLMEKYHGAEEAAGSSLGEQNQFLMMLLRAHCESKQQRHVHDTVEHRAEFLNQYLGGSGIFMKAKRSLTSSFDHLLKRRTSRDDFVAGSLKDSSSTDELKDGSFEPVTRARASTIGSSPSMGRKSSDIGNGTTPQLKSPMMDIFIKVGNSPRDHSHAGSWRQAMLHRVVTPSKNMKSGPEEYMSPLRSIGTPAKKRTREELRELWRVGIKQTIILNRMEKENAHLQARQNEIKSNEIRRVKLEYDEITVCDKRSAEQWDALLDNCTPSAVPPNQAILYQAMRNGVPRSRRGEIWMYLAEQHVHHHPEPIDTTNFPNFNTPYHVLLKNLTEHQHAIFIDLGRTFPDHKYYKDALGVGQLSLFNLLKAYSILDPELGYCQGLGFICAVLLLHLEEADAFELLKHLMFRREMRAKYLPNMKQFQLQLYQLSRLLKDHIPDLYDWFDQHDISQTLYAAPWILTVFSSHFPLGFVVRVFDLLFLESFDVFFRCAIALLEAHKEQLMQRDNFEDIMSYLKNVIPKIDADVMEKVFRDVFRRDFSCQLIEYQVEYNVLQEEMTSQTYYREGYNRLKEEHQSLNTQLQFTQSHLMQLENTRLLHQEQIHSLQTQVLTLENTVHTLVRFIEQTVDVRSDIVLPNEVCRIVQQVQELQQQQQQQQQKKRSPIFVDRKIGKSISFNSNLGLALNVLEEANEPDGPGTPTKKRQPYFQNSFTQIRQQRDSLWLHKLDECNSTSPEHGGANGTGSTSLSSASIKALSGNSDDSGIATPISPQLHAPSTTPMVAESRPLVPFENHPLSSCGDVAVQYNGTTQLKTLKPRSQSRHGSVSSIVSETSNEPRPQVATDRS; this comes from the exons ATGGCCGAACTGATGCAGCAGATGCGTGATCCGGCCACAATTGGTGGTGGCTCAGTGGGCAGCATACCGCAAAGTATCGTCTCCTCCAGTGCGAATCCAAACGATCTCCAGAAGGCACTCCGCAACCAGGGCATCCATTCAACGCCGGCCTCGAATCTGAAGCTTACGGAACAGATGCGTTACGCACAGCACGACAGTAGCCCAACGCTGGCGTACCATCTGCCATCTCAGCAGCACCAGGCCCATGCACATCCGCAACAGTACCAGAACGGTGGTCCGAATCGGTTGGCCACGTCGAAAAGTTATTCCGGTGGGTTAAACCATTCGACCGGTGGTGTGAACGGTCCgaccagcagtagcagcatctCGTCCAGTCTCTCCTCACTGCCGGACATCTCGGCGAACAACTCGCAGTTCTTCGAGGTGCTGTACGTCGGCAAGATCAAGGTGTCGCACAAGCGTGTTCCCTCCACCTTCATCGATGATGCGCTGCCCAAGTTCAAGGCCTACGATGCGGAGAAGCTACGCCAGCAGCAGGAAGCCACACGCAAG CAATCCACACCGGTCGGTGAGGAATCAGCTACCAGCACGGAAGCTGAAACCCGGCGCAATGAGTCCGACAATAGAGGCGCGGAGTCAACACCACCTGCACCGGACGATCCACCCGAAGTCTTCCAGGGTCGTCGTGTCAGCACGTTCGATATTCcttcgaagaaaat TGAGAATGGTACCGTGGTTGAAGGCAATACATCCGGCAGTGGTAATGAACAGCCTAAAGTAGAGGAAAAGGTGCAGCAACAGAAGCTGCCAGAACCGGAACAACCGAACCAGACGGCATCGGTGGCAGCTTCCACTCGAGAGTGTGTTTCcggtaaagaaacaaaatcaccAACAGCCCAAGATGAGGA TGCACCTGTTCGACGTGATCGTTCAGCTTCGATTGGATCGATACCGGTGGTCGAACAGAACCGAACGATGGTGTTCCTGATTGGGCAGACAGATTTGCGCCTGATCAGCCCAGACCGGAAACAGGTACTGCTGCACAAAGCGTTCCGCGATGTAGCCAGCTGCGTACATGGGTACAAAAATGCCGATCATTTCGGTATTATCTGCCGGGATGTGAACAACGATGGTTACATCGGGTACGTGTTCAAGTGTCAGTCGGAACAGGTCGCAAATGATATTGTGCAGGCGATCTCGCTTGCCTTCACGGCCTGTTCGGAACAGAAGCAGAAGGATAAGGCAGCGGCTCAGATATTCTCCTGCGAGCACTGTCCGATGCTGTGGTACCACAAGCTGTGCACCGATACCGAGGGACATAGCGACAAGAAGACCCAGTACATGATCTTCAAGCGTATCGATACAACGCTCACCGACGACGAACAGCGGCTGCTGATGGAGAAGTACCATGGTGCGGAAGAGGCCGCCGGCAGCAGCTTGGGTGAACAGAATCAATTTCTCATGATGCTATTGCGGGCCCACTGTGAGTCGAAGCAGCAGCGGCACGTACACGATACGGTCGAACATAGGGCCGAATTCTTGAATCAGTATCTCGGTGGAAGCGGTATCTTCATGAAGGCGAAACGGTCCCTTACTAGCTCGTTTGATCATCTGTTGAAAAGGCGCACTAGCAGGGATGATTTCGTGGCCGGAAGTTTGAAGGATTCGAGCTCAACCGACGAGCTGAAGGATGGTAGTTTTGAGCCGGTAACACGCGCTCGTGCATCGACGATCGGGTCCAGCCCGTCAATGGGACGGAAGAGTTCAGACATCGGCAATGGAACAACTCCACAGCTGAAGTCACCCATGATGGATAT CTTCATCAAGGTAGGCAATAGCCCCAGAGATCATAGTCATGCCGGGTCTTGGAGACAGGCAATGCTGCACCGTGTGGTAACACCGTCGAAGAACATGAAGAGTGGCCCCGAAGAATATATGTCACCGTTGCGTTCAATCGGTACACCGGCAAAGAAGCGTACCCGTGAGGAGCTACGGGAACTTTGGCGCGTAGGCATCAAGCAAACAATCATCCTCAACCggatggagaaggagaatgctCATCTGCAGGCACGtcagaatgaaataaaatcgaacGAGATACGGCGCGTTAAGCTGGAGTACGACGAGATTACGGTTTGCGATAAACGATCTGCTGAACAGTGGGATGCACTGTTGGATAATTGCACACCGAGTGCAGTCCCACCCAATCAGGCCATATTGTATCAGGCGATGAGGAATGGTGTGCCACGATCAAGGCGCGGTGAAATCTGGATGTATCTGGCAGAGCAACATGTGCACCATCATCCGGAACCGATCGATACAACCAACTTCCCGAACTTCAACACACCGTACCATGTGCTGCTGAAGAACTTAACGGAACACCAGCATGCCATCTTCATTGATTTAG GTCGCACATTCCCGGATCATAAGTACTATAAGGATGCTCTTGGAGTTGGACAGCTTTCGTTGTTTAATCTGCTGAAAGCATACTCCATTCTTGATCCGGAGCTGGGTTACTGTCAAGGGTTAGGATTTATTTGTGCCGTCTTGTTGTTGCAC CTCGAAGAAGCCGATGCGTTCGAGCTGCTTAAGCATTTGATGTTCCGAAGGGAAATGCGCGCCAAATATCTACCGAACATGAAGCAGTTCCAGCTGCAGCTGTACCAACTGTCCCGGCTACTGAAGGACCACATACCGGACCTGTACGATTGGTTCGATCAGCATGACATTTCGCAAACGCTGTACGCCGCACCCTGGATACTGACCGTGTTCAGTTCACACTTTCCGCTCGGTTTCGTGGTGCGTGTGTTCGATCTGCTCTTTCTCGAATCGTTTGACGTCTTCTTTCGGTGTGCGATCGCACTGCTAGAGGCCCACAAGGAGCAGCTAATGCAGCGTGACAACTTCGAGGACATCATGAGCTATCTGAAGAATGTCATTCCCAAGATCGATGCCGATGTAATGGAGAAGGTTTTTCGGGATGTGTTCCGGCGCGATTTCTCGTGTCAGCTGATCGAATACCAGGTCGAATATAATGTGCTGCAGGAGGAGATGACTTCCCAGACCTATTACCGCGAAGGCTACAATCGGTTGAAGGAGGAACACCAGTCACTGAATACGCAGCTCCAGTTTACACAGTCTCACTTGATGCAGTTGGAAAACACTCGCCTCCTGCACCAGGAACAGATCCATTCACTACAGACGCAGGTCCTGACGCTCGAAAACACCGTCCACACGCTCGTCAGGTTTATCGAGCAAACGGTTGATGTACGTTCGGATATTGTGCTGCCGAATGAGGTGTGTCGCATTGTCCAGCAGGTTCAGGAacttcaacagcagcaacagcaacaacagcaaaagaaacgcTCACCAATATTCGTCGATCGTAAGATTGGCAAATCGATCTCGTTCAACAGCAATCTTGGACTGGCCCTTAACGTGCTGGAAGAAGCGAACGAACCGGACGGACCTGGAACACCGACGAAGAAGAGGCAACCCTACTTCCAGAACTCGTTCACCCAGATCCGCCAGCAGCGGGACAGTCTCTGGCTGCACAAGCTTGACGAATGTAACAGTACCAGTCCCGAGCATGGTGGAGCGAACGGTACGGGCAGTACATCTCTGTCCTCAGCCAGCATAAAGGCACTGTCCGGTAATAGTGATGATAGTGGTATAGCGACCCCGATAAGCCCACAGCTGCATGCACCGTCAACTACACCGATGGTGGCCGAAAGTCGACCGCTGGTACCGTTCGAAAACCATCCACTCAGCAGCTGTGGTGATGTGGCGGTACAGTACAACGGCACAACACAGCTAAAGACGCTGAAACCACGTTCGCAATCACGCCACGGTTCCGTCTCGTCGATCGTCAGCGAAACGAGCAACGAACCACGGCCCCAAGTCGCGACGGATCGTAGTTAA